TTCGCGCAAGTTGGCTACGGACTGCTCGAGTTCGTGCTGATACTGGTGGCGTTCGATGGCCTCCGCGATGATGTTGGCGACGCTCTGGATGAACGTGACGTCTTCGTCGCTGAAGACCTGCGGATCGGTGTCGTGAGCGCCCAGAATCCCCCACGGATCGTCACTCGGGCCGACGATCGTGCTGATCCCGCTGCGGACGTTGTGGCTGCGAAGTAAATCCGGACCGGTGAACCGTGTTTCCGTCTCCAGGTCTTCGACGACGATGGGATGATCGTTCGCCAGGGTGTACGCCGCCTGCGAGTCGGCTTCGACGGCGGAAACCGTCGCCGCTCCGACGAGCCCGGGTTTCCAGCCGACCCCCTGGCGGAGGAGTAGTTCGTCGGCCCGGGCATCGAGATCGAGGACTTTGCAGTACTCGATGTCGAGCGCGGCCGTCACCTGCTGGGTCGCTTCGTGCATGAGCTCGTCCAGGTCGTCCGTCTCGAGTGCGAGCTGGCCGAGATCGGCAACGATCTGTTGCTGGCGAATCCGATCCGTGAGTTCCCGTTCGCGGTCTTTCCGCTCGGTGATGTCCTGGGACATGACCAGCACGGCGTAGACGCGTCCACCCTCGTCGGTCAACGGATGAGTACGGAACTCGAACACCTGTCCAGGAGTCTCCAGTTCGAAGACGGTCGATTCGCCCTCGAGCGTCGCGCGATAGTGGGGTTCGACGACGTCCACGACCTCCGGTTGGAAGGCGTCCTGGACTCGTTTTCCCTGCAGTTCGGTCGGGTCGTACCCGGTTTCCTCGAGGGCGTTTCCTGCGACGAGTGTGTGTCGTAACTCGGTGTCCAGCAGCGCGACGGCCCCGTTCGGAAAGTTCTCCGTCAACGTTCGGTAGCGCTGTTCGGACGTCGTGAGGCGGTCGAGCGTCTCTTCGAGTTCCGCCTGCGTGTCCTGGAGTTCCTGGTTGCGCTGCTCGAGGACGTAAGCTCGTGACTTCGCGCGCGCGTCGTAGGCCCCTGCGCCGAATCCGGCGACGCCAGCGAGCGCAGAGAGGATGAGGAAGTTGTTCACTGGGTCCGACAACTGGCCGGCGAGATAGATGAAGAGGAGAATACTGACGACGACGCCGATCGCGCGGAGACACCAGTGGGCGATGGTCGAAAAGAACGTCGGCTGAATGTCAGTCCGGGGCAGACCATATCCCCCGTAGAGAAGCACGAGGCCTGACCCGCTGACCAGGACGACGACGATTAGTACTACCGAACTCGATAGCGCTTCACCGGCCTGCATAAGTGGCCAGATCATACCGATAGTGGCGTACAGTCCCCCGAGTGCGAGGATCGCACGACGCCCACCGAACGCCGAGTGGAATCGAGCCAGGGGATTCATACCATTCCAGACGTAGAGCCAAATAAATAGTACTTCTGGATATCCGACCGTCGCTTCAACGACAGTACAGTCGTCTCTCGTGGCTCGTCGAGTGACCGTCGACCGACACGTCGGCCCCGAGTCCGCGGAACCCTATCTTCATTAGGCCGGACTTCGAACCCAACGGTAGACGATGTCGCCGGGAATTCGCGCGACGGTGAAAGTCGGATCGCCCGAAGGCTGCCCGATAGCGAGCTTTTCACAGCGGACGGGGACGACGGTCGATCGGGTGTCGACCAGTACTGCGAGCGAGGGTAACTTGAGCGACAGCGAGGGAAATGCCAAGAGTACCACAAGCACCACGGAGTTCCTCGCCGCCACCGACGAGGAAATCGACGACGTCTCCGGCCCGATATTCTCCTACGGGTCGACCAACCTCTATCGCCACACGCACGACGACTCGAACTGTCCGTGCGCCTGTCTCGGCTCGTTCGGCTGTCCGGTCCACCGCTACGTCGCCGAGGACGGGGACCTCACGCTGGTCTTTCACGCCGAGCACTTCGACCAACTTCAGGCGATCATGGCCGAGTTCCGCGAACGGTACCCCGACATCGACGTCCAACGACTCCTCCAGCCGCCGTTGCAGGGGTCGACCGAAGAGCAGGTGTTCGTCAACCGCGGAAAACTCACCGACCGCCAGCATGAGGTCCTGCAGGCCGCCTACGATGCCGGCTACTTCGAGCGGCCGAAAGGGGCTAACGCGACCGAAATCGCGGCCGAACTCGACATCAGCCAATCGACGTTCACCGAACACCTCGTCGCCGCCCAGCGAAAGCTCTTCGAGGACATCCTCGAGACCGACGCGTGATCTTCCCCGAGCGACAACGGAAATAGTTTAATGGCGCATAGGCTTTGACTCTGCATACGACGATGTCACTAGCCGAGGAAACCGAGATGACGGCGACAGAAATCGACGCCTTCCTGAGTCGCCACGAGACCGGCGTCCTGGCACTCGCCAGCGACAACACGCCGTATGCGATTCCGATCTCCTACGGATACGACGCCAACAGCCGGTCGTTCTACATGCGACTGGTTTCGACGCCCGAGAGCGAGAAACGGAAGTTCCTCGACTCTACTCCCCAGGTTCGTCTCGTCGTCTACGACGAACAAGATGGCGGCCGGACCTACCACAGTGCCGTCGCCGTCGGCACACTCGAGACGATCGACCCGACCGACCTCACCGTCCAGGATGTCGAGCAGTACGGGACGACGAAGCGACCGCTGTTCGAAATCTGGGGCGAGTCGAAGGCGAATCTCGACATCAAACTTTACCGGTTCGAACCCGACGACCTGAGCGGGCGCCGAACCGAAATCGATCGCGGAGACGCGTAGGTCCTGTCGACTTTTCGCCGTCGGTCAGGCTCTCGAGCGGTGGCAAGATGCGGTGAACACAGCGAACGTGCTAAAACACGCCGAATACGTCGAAACGCATCGAAACACGCTAAAACGTCCTCAGTGAACCAGAAAGTGTTCGCGGGAAACCGTCGTTCCGCAGACTGGACACCCGTATTCGACCGTCGCGTCGCGTACGTCGCCGCCCACGGGGCCTCGCTGGCCGCAGCCTGGACAGGTAAATTCGTAAGTTGTCATTGCAGTCGGTTGGGCACCTCTACCTAGACGAACACGGCGGGTCTCGATAGGGGTATAGCCGCACTATGTGGGGATGTTTAAATGAGTCGTCGACGCGCTCGACGAACGAGAAGCGAGACACAGAGTCGCCACGGCAGGACGAAGGCGAGTCCGAAGACGACGTTGACGAGGACGAACTCGAGCGGGGCGCCCCCGGGGAAGTACACCGTTGACCGAATTGCGGCGCCGACGACCGAGGCGCCGATCCAGCCGAGCGTGACATACCAAAGGGTCTCGAAGGGGCTGGAAAGCGTATCGAGCCGGAGTGTTCCGACGAGCGGACTCACGATCAGCCAGCCGGCCAGAAACGGCACGGCGGTCCGGAGGGTGTGGAGCGGGTACGTCCACGGCTCGATCGCGTGCGAGAGCAAGCCGACGGCGAAGAAGCCGAGGATGACGATCCCGTCGCCGAGAACGACGACGCTGACGACGGCGGTACTCGAGTCGAGGGTGTCGTGTCGGATGCGTGGGGTTATCGCGTTCATGGTCATGGTCGGAGTCCGACGACGAGCGCTTCGGCGACGATGGCGAGCAGGACGACGCCGAGGTAGGCGTTCGAGGCGTGGAAGGTCCGGAGCGTCGCGCGGTCTGTTCGGCGGCGACACTGCACAACTGCCGTCCCGAGAAACAGCCCACCCACGGTGATCGTCGAGAGGGTAAAGAGCCAGCCGAGCGGGGTCACGAGGCCGAGCACGGTCGTCATCACCAGCGTTCCGCCGAGGGTCAGGAGGATCCGGCGACGGGCGGCCGAGACGCCCGAGACGACCGGAAACATCGGGTAGCCTGCTCGCGCGTAGTCGTCGCGGTAGACGATCGCGAGGTTGTAGAAGTGTGCCGGCGTCCAGACGACGACAATCAGCGCGAGGACGATTGCCGGCAGCCCGACCGAGCCCGTGACGGCGGCCCAGCCGATGACGGCCGGAAGCGCGCCCGACCCGCCGCCGATCGCGATGTTCCAGGTCGTATTCGGTTTGAGGACGACGGTGTAGAGCACGCTGTAGTAGACGATGGCTGCTAGCGTCAGCGCCGCGACGAGGAGGCTGACCAGCGTCACGAGCACGACCATCGAAAGGACGGCCAGTGCGAACGCAAAGAGAGTCGCGCGAGCGGCCGACACCTGGTCGGTCGCCACGGGCCGGGCCGCCGTTCGCGACATTTGCTGATCGCGGTCGCGTTCGTAGGCGTGGTTGAACGCCCCACTCGCTCCCGTCGCCAGCATCCCGCCGGCGAGTGTCGCCACGACGGTCACGCCGTCGGGCCACTGGCCGGTCGTCGTCGTCGCGAGCGCCATTCCCGCGAGCGCGAGCAAACACAGCAGCCACATCAATCGCGGTTTCGTCAACTCGAGGTAGGATCGTCCCCTCGAATGGAGCCGAGCGCGCGCCGACCGTTCCGCGGTGGTTCGAGTCGGGTTCGACGAGGGCTCATTCGCAGGTGCGGACGACGTCGTCTCACTTGCGGCTGCGGACGACGGCGGCTCGCTTGCAGGTTCGGACGACGGGGCCGAGTCGGCGGCGTCGAATGTGGCTCGCTCGGTGGTCGACTTGCCCTCGAGCGTCCAGCCGAGGGCAGCGAGCAGCGCGGTGAAAAGCACGGCAGCGATCGCGAGGTGGGCTCGTCCCGCGACGGGCTCCCCGGTAACGACGACGAGTCCACCGACACCGACCTGAATCACGAAGAGGACCACGCCGCCGCTGATGGCGATACGCGTTCGTCGACTAGACTCCGCCTCCCAGGCACCGAGCGTCGTCAGGGCGAGTAACAGGCCGACGACCCCGGCGAGCAGTCGATGGCCGAGAACGGCAATCAGCGTGGGATCGATCGGTGACGCGATTCCGTCGGTACAGAGCGGCCACTTCCCGCAGGCGCTCCCGGCGTCGGTCGTCGCGAGCGCCGCCCCCGTCGCGAGCAGTGCGTAGGTTGCGAGCGTCGTTGTCGCAAGGAGGAGGACGAATCGACGTGTCGTAAACAGGGTCGTCATGAGTGAGTAGAGCGTGTTCGAACGGGCGGTTTCCGCTCCCGTTCCCGTTCACACGAAGTCGTTAGAAACGGTCGTACCCGATAATTCCCCCGAACATGTTTCGACCGACTCGAGCGATCGGTATCGCCGCGGGGCCACGTACGTATTATGACCCGGGGCGGAGTACGCTCGGTGTGACGAGCGGAGATGCATACCCGATAGCGGTCGAGGGACTCACGAAGTACTACGGGGACGTTCGCGGCGTCGAAGACCTCACGTTTGCCGTCGAGAACGGCGAAATATTCGGATTTCTCGGCCCCAACGGTGCGGGAAAGTCGACGGCGATTCGGGTCCTACTCGGGCTGTTGGGGCCGACGGACGGCGAAGCGCGGGTACTGGGCCACGATGTCACCGACCGGAACGCCCTCCGTGCCGTGAAACGGGACCTGGGCTACCTGCCGAGCGACGTCACCTTCTACGACCGGGTCACGGGCGAGGCGGTCCTCGACTACTTCGGCCGGCTTCGCGGCGAGGAGCGGCGCGAGGAATTGCTGAAACGCTTTCCCGTGCCGCTCGAGCGACACGTGAAGGCCTACTCGAGCGGCAACCGACAGAAACTCGCCATCGTGGCCGCATTCATGCACGATCCGGAGCTGGCGATCATGGACGAGCCCACGTCGGGACTGGATCCGCTCGTTCAGAACGAGTTCTACTATCTGCTCGAAGAACGAAAGCGCCGCGGGCTGGCGAGTTTCTTCTCTTCGCACGTGCTCAGCGAGGTCCGTCGCGTCTGCGACCGGGTCGGTATCATCAGGAACGGCCGATTGATCGAACTCGACACCGTCAGCAACATCCTCGCAGAGAGCGGTACGGTTGCCACCGTCCGACTGGCCGAGGAGCCACCCGTCGAGGCACTCGAGTTCCAGGGAATCGCGCGGGTCGATCGACTCGAGTCCGGCGCGTATCGACTCGTCCTTTCACGGGAGTTCGACGCACTGATCGACAGGTTACACGAGTACACGGTGCTGGACCTCGAGGTGCGTGAAGCATCTATCGACGACGTGTTTCTGCACTTTTATGGCGACGGGGAGGACGGCCCCTCGTGATCGGTGGTTCGAATCTCGAGATTCGAGCCACGGTCGACTCGAATCACCGGCGCCGATACCACCAGACAAGGGCGAGCGCGAGCACGAGAGCGACGACGACGAACGGGGCGATCGACTCGACATCGGCCTCGCCATCGGATTCGACGAGCGAAACGGGGACCGCGATCGGATTCGTCGCCGTCTGGCCGTCGCCATCGGACCCTCTCTCGTAGGTCAGCGTGATCGTCGCGCTGGTGGTCGTCTCGATGGCGTCCGAGGACGATTCAAGGGCGAAGCGTACCGTTTCCGATTCGCCGGGGTGGAGGGTCCCGACGTACGCTGTCGGTGACTCGCTCGAGAGCGGTGGCCCGGCTTCGAGGGTGGCGACGACGCCGGAAACGGGTTCGGTGCCGTCGTTCGAAATTCGGACCTCGTAGACGCCGTCGCCGTCGACCGGAACGGTTTCGTCGACGGGCGTTACGACAAGTCTCGGGCGCTCCTCGAGGCCGATGGCGAGCACCGACGGCCCGCCGATTACGACGGTTTCGTCGTCGCCGTTGTCGCCGTTATCGTCACCGTTCCTACCGTCGTCTCCCTCGTCACCGTCCTCGACCAGGTACTGAACGGTCGCGAACACCGGATACGTTCCTGGTTCGACCGCGGCCGCCGCGACCCGGACATCGACGGTGTCTGTTTCATCCTCCTCGAGGTCCCCGAGGGAGACCGATTGCTCGGCCTGGGGCGCGTTCGGTGCCCCGAGCGACAGCGTTCCGTCCGGTGCCTGGAGCGTCACGACGACGTCCATTGCATCGTCGTCGCCGTCGTTGGTCACCTCGAGCGTCACAGTCGTCGCGCCACCCGCTCGCACTGACTGACCCTCCGCGACGACGACCTCGATGTCGTCGGCGGGTGCCTGGACGATCGTCGGACCTGCCGTGGCGGGACCCTCCTGTGGCGGACCGGCCTCGCCTTTGCTGGGCGGAAACTGACCGGACTCATTCCCGTCGTCGCCTTCGTCGTCCGTGGCGTTCGCGCCCGCCGAGTCGGGATCGGTTCCCGTCTCGTTCCCAGCGCTGTCGTCTTGTACGTTTGCCGCGACAGTGTCTACCTGGAGCACCGTCGCCCCACTGAGCAACCCTGCCAAAAATCCGACGATGAGAACGACGTGCCCGAGCACGACGAGGCGACGATTCCGTCGACTCGAGGCATCCTGCTGGCCCGTCATTTCCATCTCAGGACGGCCGACCGACGAATAAATCGTCAGGCCCGTTCCGCGGGCGAACCCTTTCGTTTCCGCCCCATTGGCGAATCAATGGATCGTTGTGATCGTCGAGCCCTCGGAAACCTATAAGTCACCATTCGTCGTCAGGTGGCGGCGGATTCCCTGATCCGAATGTTCGAACTCACGTCCTTCGAGGCCGACCGACGATTGCGCGGATCGCTACTGTTATCCAGTGCGCTGGTCGCCCTGATCGCGCTCACGATCGCGCTCTTTCCGTCGATACAGGCGACGGGGCCCGACCTCGACGCCTACCTCGAGTCGCTCCCGCCCGAGGCGACGCGCGCGTTCGTCGGAAGTGTAACCACGCTAACGACGATCGAGGGCTACCTCGTTTCGCAGCTCTATCAGTTCGGCTGGGTAATCTTGCTCGCGATCTACTACGCGTACGCCGCGGCGTCGACGGTCGCCGGCGAACTCGAGCGGGGAACGGTGGAGATGACGCTCACGCTACCGGTGTCGCGCACTCGGTTCGTCGTCGGGAAATTTCTGTCCCTCGTCCCTGGACTCGTCCTGGTCAACGCGATCACGTTCCTCGCGATCTATCTGGGTGTAATCTTCGTGGATGAATCGATCGACGTCGTCGATCTGTTCGCCGTCCACGCGTACTCGATCGCGTACCTGCTCGCCTGTGCCGGGGTTGGCCTGCTCGCATCGGTTGTCTTCGATTCCGTTCGCCGAGCCCAGACCGTTGGCGTCGGCGCGGTGTTTGGGCTATTCCTGCTCGACACGTTCACCTTCGGCACTGACGCTGAATGGCTCGGCGACGTAGCGTTCTCGCGGTACTTCGACCCTGGGGCAATTCTCGCCGAGGGCGAGATCTCGTGGACCGATTTCTCCGTCCTCTGTGTTGCCATCGTCGTCCTCCTGGTCGTCGCGAGCGAATACTTCGAGCGACGAGACGTCTCGAGCTAGATTAGTGGCAGTTCCGCATTCACGTCTATCGTTCAGATCTGTAGCCCGTCGATTTCGCCGCCAGGTATCGAAACGGTCGCGTTTTCTCCCTCGAGTCCGAATCCGTACTCTGGTTGCAGTCGGACAGAGCAGTGCGTACCGGCTTCAGTCTGTAGCCATACCGAACTCGAGGCTCTCGAGCTGCCTGGTGAGTATGGCAAATGACGTACTCGTTCGAGCCAGTTCATCAACTGTCGAGAGTCGTGGATGAGAATTGAGGCAGATCGGAGAGGAGACGAGTCGCGGAAAAGAAAGGTGGGCTCCACACACAGCGAGCCTACGGGTTCGGATTGAAGATGTCGGGTTCCGGTTCGCCCTCGACCTCAATGACGCCCAGCATCCCCCGCCGAGCGGCTCGAGTGAGTGCGTGGTCGACGAGCTTGATCGGACCGGGAACCGGGGTCTCCATCTCGCCGGCCGCGACGGAACCGGGGACGACCGGCGCAGTTTCGATGAAGCGGCCCGGATCGGAGACCAGGTCGCCCTCGCGGTAGTACGCATCGAAGACGTTCCCGATGGGGTGGAGGGCACTCGTCAGGTTCGGACCGCCGTTGGCGAAGAACACGCGAACCCGTTCGCCCTTCTGGACGGTCACGGGGCCGTAGCCGTTCCCGGTGAACGCGTAGGCCTCGCCGTTGAGGGTGACGTAGGTCGGGTCCTCGGCTTTCATCTTGTCGAAGCTGAACGCGTGGTGGCCCTCCTCGCCGGGGGTTCCCTTCGTGTACAGTTCGTTCTGCCCGAAGTACAGTTCGCGGTCGACCTCCGGGAGGCCGTCTTCGGGCTCGACGAGGATCGCGCCGTACATCCCGGCGCTGATGTGGTAGTCCATGTTCGGGACTGCACAGTGGTATACGTGCACGCCGGGGTACATCGCCTTGAACTCGATTTCCGCGCTCTCACCCGGACTGATCGTCGTGTCCTCGGCGCCCCCACCAGGGCCGTAGACCGCGTGAAGGTCGATGTTGTGGGGCATCGAGTTCTCCTCGCTGTTCGTGAGCGTGAGGTGGATCGTGTCGCCCCGGCGCACGCGAATCATCGGTCCCGGGATCTGGTCGTCGAACGTCATGTAGTCGAAAGTGACGCCCGGTTCGATCTCCGCGGTGACCTCCGTTGTCGTCATCGAGATTTCGTGGCGACGCGGCTCGTTCCAGTCGACCGGCCCCGGAATGTCCGTCGGATCGGCCGCAACGCGGTCGACGTCGACTGGCTTCGCACCCGGGAGGGATTCCTCCGTGTCGCCCGCTGGTTCTTCGCCGTTGCCAATTCCGTTTCCGTTTCCATTCCCCTCGTCAGCGTTCCCGACACAGCCAGCGACCGCTACTGCACCAGCCACACCGAGCCCCTGCAAGAACCGCCGTCGTTTCGAATTCAGTTGGGTCATTGTCCTCACCTGGGAGTATGGCTTGACGTATGTTCAAGTATGAATACGATTCCCGAACAATGGAAATACACACGGAGGTGTTCGGACATGAGTTTAAATATTTAAAAGACCCCCCGTTATGAGGGTATCAACTTCAAGCAATTCGTTCAGACGGGGGTTCGAATCCGGTGAAAACGGAGACGGCACCAAGGTTTTGCGGTCACTCTCGCCAGATAACGGTCACGACTTCGGCGTCGGTCTCGAGCGTCTCGTACGTGTAGCCCCGGTCCTCGAGTTTCGGATACAGAAACTGCGGGGCGCGGTCGTTTCGCTGGAGTAACACCGCTTCGTCGGGCAGGTCCGCCAGTCGCTCGAGCGTGTTCGCGAGCGGAGCGGGCGGCCCCAGCGATCGGACGTCGAGAACGGTTCGCGGCCGGTCCTGGGGCGCTGACGTTCGTTCGACGACGGATTCGTGGCCCTGGTCGTGAGTAGACATACGTCTGCAAACGGGCTCGAGGGTCGTCTACTTGCTCGCGAATGCGTTCGGGTGACGAACGAAAACGTTCGCACGAAAACGCGAACGGTGGAGATGAACGAGGGTACCAGTTTGGCGACGGGTGCGTTACTCGGCTCGTTTGGGGAACTCCGCGACGAATTTCCCCGCCTCGGCCTGCTCGACGGCGTATCCGTCGACGTCGAACTCGTCGACTTCCGCCTGGAACTCGTAGAACAGCGGCTTCGGTTCGTGATCGTTGATGATCGTCAGCGTTTCGCCCGCCTCGAGTTCGTCGAAGGCGTCGTGAATCGTCGGATGGCGGTCGACCGGCGGAATCGATCTCACATCGAGTGTCGTCATGCAGTCGTCGGTAGTGGTTCCACCGGTATCGGCGTTCCTCCGAATACGTTCGGGCCGGTTCCAGGCGAACGGTTGACTCGCCCTCTGAATTGCGTGCTCACGTGCGTGTCAAAAGTACATGTTATCCAAAACCCGTCGTATTCACAAGCTGGTACCCGTCCCGTCAAACATTCCGAGCATACCTGGACGATCGTCCAGGTGCCGTCCAGACGGTCGACGTACCGGATACGTGAGAATACGTACACTTTTGTGAATTCGAACGGTACCGATACTCGATGTATCCGACCGATGCCGGCACGCACGGATTCCTCTCGGTCCAGATCGCGGTGCTCCTCCACGTCGGACTCGCCCTCGGTGGGACGGTCCTGCTGTGGTGGCTCGGTCTACCATCACGGTTGGCTGTCCCCGTCTTCATCGTCGCTGTTTTCCTTCTGTTGGTCCCCTTTTGGCCGGTCTATGCCGACTTCCATCCGTCGTCCGGAGAACGCTAGCGCCGCTACTCGCCGCTCTCGAGCGAAATCCTGCCGCGATTCCGTTTCGAGATGATAAACCCCACGGTCGTTCCCGGCCGGTCATATTCTGGGATAGTAATTAGGGAGAACGACCCGAACGTGTTCGTATGGCTCACGCGACGCTCACCGTCACGCTCCCGGAGAAGGTGTGGGTACAGGAGGTCTCGAGCGCCCACCCGGAGGCCACCTTCTACGTCGACGCCGCGGTTCCGGGCGCCGAATCGGGGTTTGCCCTCGTTCGAATCACCGGTCCCGACGTCCCGGCTGTCCTGGAGGACATGGAAGACCACCCGCAGCTCACCGAAATCTCGCTAATTCAGTGGAGCGAGAACGAGGCGACGGTCCACTTCGAGACCACGGCCCCGCTGTTGCTCTTCTCCTCGCGCGACTCCGGCATGCCGATCGAACTCCCGGTCGAGATCCGACAGGGGAAAGCGACCCTCGAGGTGGCTGGCTCTCGGGACCGACTCTCCCAGCTGGCCGACCAGTTCTCCCGGTTCGGCCTCGAGTACCGTATCGACAGCGTCCAGGAGCGGCTTCACGACACGCAGTTGCTGTCTGAGCGCCAGCACGAACTCGTCGTCGCTGCCGTTGAGCACGGGTACTACGATACCCCACGCCGGTGTTCGCTGACCGACCTCGCCGACCGTCTCGATATCGCGAAGTCGACCTGCAGCGAGACGCTTCATCGCGCCGAAGAGGCGATCATCAAGCAGTTCGTCGACAATCTGGTCGACGTGGAGCAAG
This region of Natronosalvus halobius genomic DNA includes:
- a CDS encoding sensor histidine kinase, translated to MNPLARFHSAFGGRRAILALGGLYATIGMIWPLMQAGEALSSSVVLIVVVLVSGSGLVLLYGGYGLPRTDIQPTFFSTIAHWCLRAIGVVVSILLFIYLAGQLSDPVNNFLILSALAGVAGFGAGAYDARAKSRAYVLEQRNQELQDTQAELEETLDRLTTSEQRYRTLTENFPNGAVALLDTELRHTLVAGNALEETGYDPTELQGKRVQDAFQPEVVDVVEPHYRATLEGESTVFELETPGQVFEFRTHPLTDEGGRVYAVLVMSQDITERKDRERELTDRIRQQQIVADLGQLALETDDLDELMHEATQQVTAALDIEYCKVLDLDARADELLLRQGVGWKPGLVGAATVSAVEADSQAAYTLANDHPIVVEDLETETRFTGPDLLRSHNVRSGISTIVGPSDDPWGILGAHDTDPQVFSDEDVTFIQSVANIIAEAIERHQYQHELEQSVANLRESNKRLEQFAYAASHDLQEPLRMVSSYLQLIERQYSEAFDEDGEEYLEFAIDGADRMREMIDGLLAYSRVEASGKPLEPLDLEVVLENVREDLQVRISRSDATITTESLPTVEGDHDQLRQVFQNLMSNAIQYSGDEPPSIHVSAERNGSRWIVSVQDDGIGIDPDETEHIFDVFTRLHSRTEYEGSGIGLAICERIVERHGGEIWAESEPGDGTTVSFTLPSVGERAE
- a CDS encoding COG1361 S-layer family protein, producing the protein MTGQQDASSRRNRRLVVLGHVVLIVGFLAGLLSGATVLQVDTVAANVQDDSAGNETGTDPDSAGANATDDEGDDGNESGQFPPSKGEAGPPQEGPATAGPTIVQAPADDIEVVVAEGQSVRAGGATTVTLEVTNDGDDDAMDVVVTLQAPDGTLSLGAPNAPQAEQSVSLGDLEEDETDTVDVRVAAAAVEPGTYPVFATVQYLVEDGDEGDDGRNGDDNGDNGDDETVVIGGPSVLAIGLEERPRLVVTPVDETVPVDGDGVYEVRISNDGTEPVSGVVATLEAGPPLSSESPTAYVGTLHPGESETVRFALESSSDAIETTTSATITLTYERGSDGDGQTATNPIAVPVSLVESDGEADVESIAPFVVVALVLALALVWWYRRR
- a CDS encoding DUF2249 domain-containing protein → MSTHDQGHESVVERTSAPQDRPRTVLDVRSLGPPAPLANTLERLADLPDEAVLLQRNDRAPQFLYPKLEDRGYTYETLETDAEVVTVIWRE
- a CDS encoding ABC transporter permease encodes the protein MFELTSFEADRRLRGSLLLSSALVALIALTIALFPSIQATGPDLDAYLESLPPEATRAFVGSVTTLTTIEGYLVSQLYQFGWVILLAIYYAYAAASTVAGELERGTVEMTLTLPVSRTRFVVGKFLSLVPGLVLVNAITFLAIYLGVIFVDESIDVVDLFAVHAYSIAYLLACAGVGLLASVVFDSVRRAQTVGVGAVFGLFLLDTFTFGTDAEWLGDVAFSRYFDPGAILAEGEISWTDFSVLCVAIVVLLVVASEYFERRDVSS
- the nirK gene encoding copper-containing nitrite reductase, encoding MTQLNSKRRRFLQGLGVAGAVAVAGCVGNADEGNGNGNGIGNGEEPAGDTEESLPGAKPVDVDRVAADPTDIPGPVDWNEPRRHEISMTTTEVTAEIEPGVTFDYMTFDDQIPGPMIRVRRGDTIHLTLTNSEENSMPHNIDLHAVYGPGGGAEDTTISPGESAEIEFKAMYPGVHVYHCAVPNMDYHISAGMYGAILVEPEDGLPEVDRELYFGQNELYTKGTPGEEGHHAFSFDKMKAEDPTYVTLNGEAYAFTGNGYGPVTVQKGERVRVFFANGGPNLTSALHPIGNVFDAYYREGDLVSDPGRFIETAPVVPGSVAAGEMETPVPGPIKLVDHALTRAARRGMLGVIEVEGEPEPDIFNPNP
- a CDS encoding ABC transporter ATP-binding protein, with protein sequence MTSGDAYPIAVEGLTKYYGDVRGVEDLTFAVENGEIFGFLGPNGAGKSTAIRVLLGLLGPTDGEARVLGHDVTDRNALRAVKRDLGYLPSDVTFYDRVTGEAVLDYFGRLRGEERREELLKRFPVPLERHVKAYSSGNRQKLAIVAAFMHDPELAIMDEPTSGLDPLVQNEFYYLLEERKRRGLASFFSSHVLSEVRRVCDRVGIIRNGRLIELDTVSNILAESGTVATVRLAEEPPVEALEFQGIARVDRLESGAYRLVLSREFDALIDRLHEYTVLDLEVREASIDDVFLHFYGDGEDGPS
- a CDS encoding DUF3054 domain-containing protein, with translation MTMNAITPRIRHDTLDSSTAVVSVVVLGDGIVILGFFAVGLLSHAIEPWTYPLHTLRTAVPFLAGWLIVSPLVGTLRLDTLSSPFETLWYVTLGWIGASVVGAAIRSTVYFPGGAPLEFVLVNVVFGLAFVLPWRLCVSLLVRRARRRLI
- a CDS encoding heme o synthase gives rise to the protein MTTLFTTRRFVLLLATTTLATYALLATGAALATTDAGSACGKWPLCTDGIASPIDPTLIAVLGHRLLAGVVGLLLALTTLGAWEAESSRRTRIAISGGVVLFVIQVGVGGLVVVTGEPVAGRAHLAIAAVLFTALLAALGWTLEGKSTTERATFDAADSAPSSEPASEPPSSAAASETTSSAPANEPSSNPTRTTAERSARARLHSRGRSYLELTKPRLMWLLCLLALAGMALATTTTGQWPDGVTVVATLAGGMLATGASGAFNHAYERDRDQQMSRTAARPVATDQVSAARATLFAFALAVLSMVVLVTLVSLLVAALTLAAIVYYSVLYTVVLKPNTTWNIAIGGGSGALPAVIGWAAVTGSVGLPAIVLALIVVVWTPAHFYNLAIVYRDDYARAGYPMFPVVSGVSAARRRILLTLGGTLVMTTVLGLVTPLGWLFTLSTITVGGLFLGTAVVQCRRRTDRATLRTFHASNAYLGVVLLAIVAEALVVGLRP
- a CDS encoding helix-turn-helix domain-containing protein: MSPGIRATVKVGSPEGCPIASFSQRTGTTVDRVSTSTASEGNLSDSEGNAKSTTSTTEFLAATDEEIDDVSGPIFSYGSTNLYRHTHDDSNCPCACLGSFGCPVHRYVAEDGDLTLVFHAEHFDQLQAIMAEFRERYPDIDVQRLLQPPLQGSTEEQVFVNRGKLTDRQHEVLQAAYDAGYFERPKGANATEIAAELDISQSTFTEHLVAAQRKLFEDILETDA
- a CDS encoding DUF2249 domain-containing protein, whose protein sequence is MTTLDVRSIPPVDRHPTIHDAFDELEAGETLTIINDHEPKPLFYEFQAEVDEFDVDGYAVEQAEAGKFVAEFPKRAE
- a CDS encoding DUF7560 family zinc ribbon protein, with amino-acid sequence MTTYEFTCPGCGQRGPVGGDVRDATVEYGCPVCGTTVSREHFLVH
- a CDS encoding pyridoxamine 5'-phosphate oxidase family protein — translated: MSLAEETEMTATEIDAFLSRHETGVLALASDNTPYAIPISYGYDANSRSFYMRLVSTPESEKRKFLDSTPQVRLVVYDEQDGGRTYHSAVAVGTLETIDPTDLTVQDVEQYGTTKRPLFEIWGESKANLDIKLYRFEPDDLSGRRTEIDRGDA